A window of the Gossypium arboreum isolate Shixiya-1 chromosome 2, ASM2569848v2, whole genome shotgun sequence genome harbors these coding sequences:
- the LOC108466826 gene encoding uncharacterized protein LOC108466826 encodes MRVRNSGKPPQRSLSPPPPSPPTPSFSTSPSHVMVSRTNARLSTIDSPVAQDGSVTDDSWSVSTKESLGHSMFGQTSTSSNSVSSSLSFNGRWCEEERAIPLKKRRVVVVSYETKQQSRERMEKDTLMEERNQNQRCNRRNGKGWRCNKMKVKGHSLCNHHLEMQKMRNSSTSSTTTNQGEDGDGAGRPAFAVRENNRVKVVKARSMSSLLRDTVPLFYY; translated from the exons ATGAGGGTCAGAAACAGTGGAAAGCCCCCTCAACGCTCCCTTTCACCTCCACCACCCTCTCCGCCGACGCCGTCGTTTTCCACCTCGCCGTCACATGTCATGGTGAGTAGAACCAACGCCCGGCTTTCCACCATTGACTCCCCCGTTGCTCAAGATGGAAGTGTTACGGATGATAGCTGGTCCGTGTCAACTAAGGAGAg TTTGGGGCACAGCATGTTTGGGCAGACATCAACTTCAAGCAACTCCGTTTCCTCATCTTTATCCTTCAATG GGCGGTGGTGCGAGGAAGAAAGAGCAATACCATTGAAGAAAAGGAGAGTAGTAGTGGTGAGCTACGAAACAAAACAGCAAAGCAGAGAAAGGATGGAGAAAGATACGTTAATGGAGGAACGGAATCAAAACCAGAGGTGCAATAGAAGGAACGGAAAAGGATGGAGGTGTAACAAAATGAAGGTGAAAGGTCATAGCTTGTGTAATCACCATTTGGAAATGCAAAAGATGAGAAATAGTAGCACCAGCAGCACCACCACAAATCAAGGTGAAGATGGAGATGGAGCAGGGAGGCCGGCGTTTGCTGTGAGGGAAAACAATAGGGTTAAGGTGGTGAAGGCTCGGTCCATGAGTAGCTTGCTTAGAGACACTGTTCCATTGTTTTACTATTAA